In Rahnella variigena, one DNA window encodes the following:
- the pdxH gene encoding pyridoxamine 5'-phosphate oxidase — protein MADNKEFDIADSRREYTRGGLRRADLTPEPLPLFERWLKQACDARLADPTAMVVATVDENGQPFQRIVLLKHYDEKGLVFYTNLGSRKAQQLAGNSRISLLFPWHMLDRQVNVLGQAERLSTLEVMKYFTSRPKDSQIGAWVSQQSTRISARGVLESKFLELKQKFSNGEVPLPSFWGGFRVKVDSMEFWQGGEHRLHDRFIYQRDEAETETGWKIDRLAP, from the coding sequence ATGGCTGATAATAAAGAATTTGATATTGCGGACTCGCGCCGTGAATACACCCGGGGCGGATTACGTCGCGCTGATTTAACGCCGGAACCGCTGCCGCTGTTTGAGCGCTGGCTGAAACAGGCGTGTGATGCCCGTCTGGCCGATCCGACGGCGATGGTTGTCGCGACGGTGGATGAAAACGGACAGCCTTTCCAGCGCATAGTGCTGCTCAAACATTATGATGAAAAAGGGCTGGTGTTTTACACCAACCTCGGCAGCCGTAAGGCGCAGCAGCTGGCGGGCAATTCCCGTATCAGCCTGTTATTCCCCTGGCATATGCTCGACAGACAAGTCAACGTTCTCGGTCAGGCAGAGCGTTTATCCACGCTGGAAGTCATGAAATACTTCACCAGTCGTCCGAAAGACAGCCAGATTGGCGCATGGGTTTCTCAGCAATCCACCCGCATTTCGGCGCGTGGCGTGCTGGAAAGTAAATTCCTCGAACTGAAACAGAAATTCAGTAATGGTGAAGTGCCGTTGCCAAGTTTCTGGGGTGGTTTTCGCGTCAAAGTGGATTCAATGGAATTCTGGCAGGGCGGTGAACATCGTCTGCACGACCGGTTCATTTATCAGCGTGATGAAGCTGAGACAGAAACTGGCTGGAAAATAGACCGCCTCGCACCTTAA
- the tyrS gene encoding tyrosine--tRNA ligase: MASSNLIKQLQERGLIAQVTDEEALAERLAQGPIALYCGFDPTADSLHLGHLVPLLCLKRFQLNGHKPVALVGGATGLIGDPSFKATERKLNTNETVNEWVEKIRQQVSPFLDFSCGDNSAITANNYDWFGGMNVLTFLRDIGKHFSVNQMINKEAVKQRLNRDDSGISFTEFSYNLLQGYDFASLYDLHKVELQIGGSDQWGNITSGIDLTRRLHQKQVFGLTVPLITKSDGTKFGKTEGGAVWLDPKKTSPYKFYQFWINTADADVYRFLKFFTFMSIEDINALEEEDKTSGKAPRAQYVLAEEVTGMVHGAEGLAAAKRITQSLFSGSLSEMTEVDFGQLAQDGLELFEVPRDTDLQQALVIAGMAPSKGQARTMISSNAVSVNGEKQTDTEYNFTDSDRLFGRYTLLRRGKKNYTLLLWA; this comes from the coding sequence ATGGCGAGCAGCAACCTGATTAAACAACTGCAAGAGCGGGGCCTCATTGCCCAGGTAACGGATGAAGAAGCGTTAGCAGAGCGACTGGCGCAAGGGCCAATTGCACTCTATTGCGGTTTCGATCCTACCGCAGACAGCTTGCATTTGGGACATCTGGTGCCTTTGCTTTGCCTGAAACGCTTCCAGCTGAACGGCCACAAGCCTGTGGCGCTGGTGGGTGGCGCAACCGGTCTTATTGGTGATCCGAGCTTTAAAGCGACCGAGCGTAAGCTGAACACCAATGAAACCGTGAATGAGTGGGTGGAAAAAATCCGTCAGCAGGTTTCTCCGTTCCTGGATTTCAGCTGTGGCGATAACAGCGCAATCACCGCGAACAACTACGACTGGTTCGGCGGCATGAACGTGCTGACCTTCCTGCGTGATATCGGTAAACACTTCTCTGTTAACCAGATGATCAACAAAGAAGCGGTGAAACAGCGTCTGAACCGCGATGACAGCGGCATCTCCTTTACCGAATTCTCTTACAACCTGCTGCAGGGTTATGATTTTGCGTCCCTTTACGATCTGCACAAAGTTGAGCTGCAAATCGGTGGTTCCGACCAGTGGGGCAACATCACCTCAGGTATCGACCTGACCCGTCGTCTGCACCAGAAACAAGTGTTCGGCCTGACCGTTCCGCTGATCACCAAATCTGATGGCACCAAATTCGGTAAGACCGAAGGCGGCGCAGTCTGGCTGGATCCTAAGAAAACCAGCCCGTACAAATTCTACCAGTTCTGGATCAACACAGCGGATGCCGACGTTTACCGCTTCCTGAAGTTCTTCACTTTCATGAGCATTGAAGACATCAATGCGCTGGAAGAAGAAGACAAAACCAGCGGCAAAGCGCCTCGCGCGCAGTACGTTCTGGCGGAAGAAGTAACCGGTATGGTTCACGGCGCAGAAGGTCTGGCGGCAGCGAAACGTATCACGCAGAGCCTGTTCTCCGGTTCCCTGAGTGAAATGACAGAAGTCGATTTCGGTCAGCTGGCGCAGGACGGCCTGGAACTGTTTGAAGTACCACGCGATACAGACCTGCAACAGGCTCTGGTGATTGCAGGTATGGCGCCGTCGAAAGGTCAGGCGCGTACCATGATTTCTTCCAACGCGGTTTCCGTAAACGGCGAAAAACAGACTGACACTGAATACAACTTCACTGACAGCGATCGTCTGTTTGGTCGTTATACCTTGCTGCGTCGCGGTAAAAAGAACTACACCCTGTTGCTCTGGGCATAA
- the pdxY gene encoding pyridoxal kinase PdxY: MKSILSIQSHTVFGHAGNSAAEFPMRRMGANVWPLNTVQFSNHTQYGHWTGCVMPATHLTEIAQGIAEIDRLKDCDAVLSGYIGSPEQGQSILEIVRLVKAANPDAWYFCDPVMGHPEKGCIVAPGVAEFHCNQALVNCDIIAPNLLELELLSGHAVASVEEAVATARELISKGPKIVLVKHLSRAGYHSDRFEMLLVTADEAWHIDRPLVDFGVRQPVGVGDLTSGLLLVNLLKGEALDKALEHVTAAVYEVMLTTHAMGEYELQIVAAQDKMVKPEHHFPAVKL; the protein is encoded by the coding sequence ATGAAAAGCATTCTTTCTATCCAGTCACACACGGTTTTTGGTCACGCGGGTAACAGCGCGGCGGAATTCCCTATGCGTCGTATGGGCGCAAACGTTTGGCCGCTGAATACCGTTCAGTTCTCCAATCATACTCAGTATGGCCACTGGACCGGCTGTGTGATGCCTGCCACGCATCTGACGGAAATCGCGCAGGGGATTGCGGAGATTGACCGTCTGAAGGATTGTGATGCGGTGCTAAGCGGCTATATAGGCTCGCCGGAGCAGGGACAGAGCATTCTGGAGATTGTCCGCCTGGTGAAAGCGGCGAATCCGGATGCCTGGTATTTTTGCGACCCGGTCATGGGGCATCCTGAAAAGGGCTGTATCGTGGCACCGGGCGTTGCCGAGTTCCATTGCAATCAGGCGCTGGTTAACTGCGACATTATTGCCCCGAACCTGCTGGAGCTGGAATTACTCAGCGGCCATGCGGTGGCAAGTGTTGAAGAAGCGGTGGCGACGGCGCGTGAACTTATCAGCAAAGGCCCGAAAATTGTGCTGGTGAAACATTTAAGCCGTGCCGGTTATCACAGCGATCGCTTTGAAATGCTGCTGGTAACCGCGGATGAAGCCTGGCATATCGACCGCCCGCTGGTTGATTTTGGCGTGCGTCAGCCGGTCGGTGTCGGTGACCTGACCAGCGGTTTGCTGCTGGTCAATCTGCTCAAAGGCGAAGCGCTGGATAAAGCGCTGGAACACGTCACTGCGGCGGTTTACGAAGTGATGCTGACCACTCACGCGATGGGTGAGTATGAGCTGCAAATCGTGGCGGCGCAGGACAAAATGGTCAAACCAGAGCACCATTTCCCGGCGGTCAAACTCTAG
- the dapA gene encoding 4-hydroxy-tetrahydrodipicolinate synthase, with protein MSSFSGIWVPLVTPFHEGEIDFTALKSLCTRLLKRGVDGVVVCGTTGEAPMLTKEEQLQVLDAVLEVVPGHQIIMGLSGTHMPVIREMQDAILQRPVAGLLIPAPYYIRPSQAALVAWFTEIADHSTVPVVLYNIPYRTGVQMELETFRQLAKHPQISAVKDCGGSIDLTLSLLADGELDVLCGEDVQIFSTLSLGGAGAIAASSHIFPEEFVQLIRQFKAQDIAAARKTFFGLLPMIRLMFSAPNPAAIKYALSLDGLMKNELRSPMLPAPENVEVAVRDFLNQHSR; from the coding sequence ATGTCATCGTTTTCAGGTATCTGGGTCCCGCTGGTCACACCTTTCCATGAGGGTGAGATCGACTTTACTGCACTGAAATCTCTGTGCACCCGGCTGCTCAAACGGGGCGTTGATGGCGTTGTCGTCTGCGGAACCACCGGCGAAGCGCCGATGCTCACCAAAGAAGAACAGCTTCAGGTTCTGGATGCCGTGCTGGAAGTGGTACCCGGCCATCAGATCATTATGGGGCTTTCCGGCACCCACATGCCGGTTATCCGCGAAATGCAGGATGCGATCCTTCAGCGCCCTGTCGCAGGCCTTCTGATCCCCGCACCTTATTATATCCGCCCTTCTCAGGCCGCGCTGGTGGCCTGGTTTACTGAAATTGCCGACCATTCAACGGTGCCGGTGGTGCTTTACAATATTCCTTACCGTACCGGCGTGCAGATGGAGCTGGAAACATTCCGCCAGCTGGCTAAACATCCGCAAATCAGTGCAGTCAAAGATTGCGGCGGCAGCATTGATCTGACGCTTTCACTGCTCGCTGACGGGGAACTGGATGTGCTGTGCGGTGAAGACGTGCAGATTTTCTCGACGCTGAGTCTGGGCGGCGCCGGTGCCATTGCCGCTTCTTCGCATATTTTCCCGGAAGAGTTTGTTCAGCTTATCCGTCAGTTCAAAGCGCAGGATATCGCAGCGGCGCGTAAAACATTTTTCGGCCTGCTGCCAATGATCCGACTGATGTTCTCTGCGCCGAATCCGGCGGCGATTAAATACGCCTTATCGCTCGATGGCCTGATGAAAAATGAGCTGCGTTCACCGATGCTCCCTGCGCCGGAAAATGTTGAAGTGGCCGTCCGTGATTTCCTGAATCAGCATTCGCGTTAA
- a CDS encoding MliC family protein, producing MKKAIIASLAGLTLAGCSQFSHQTESPTQELHYQCGTLPLTVTLDKPAQQVNMVMDGEQLKLKQVEAASGTKYSDGRYTFWSKGNQAFVQRGENVIIDDCIQK from the coding sequence ATGAAAAAGGCGATCATCGCTTCTCTTGCAGGATTAACGCTGGCCGGATGTAGCCAGTTCAGTCACCAGACCGAAAGCCCGACGCAGGAACTGCACTATCAGTGCGGGACATTGCCGCTGACCGTCACGCTGGATAAACCGGCACAGCAGGTCAATATGGTGATGGACGGCGAGCAGTTGAAACTGAAACAAGTTGAGGCAGCTTCCGGCACCAAATACAGCGATGGCCGTTACACGTTCTGGTCGAAAGGTAATCAGGCTTTCGTCCAGCGTGGTGAAAACGTCATCATCGACGATTGCATTCAAAAATAA
- the gstA gene encoding glutathione transferase GstA translates to MKLYYKSGACSLSPHIVLREAGLDFSIEKVDLATKKTETGDDFLAVNPKGQIPTLLLNDGSILTEGVAIVQYLADQKPDRQLMPEQGTLARYHALEWLNYIATELHKGFSPLFNPKTPDDFKAVTREALSKKFAYVNESLKDNQFLLGARFSVADAYLFTVMGWAKALKFDLSALTELNAYLDRVAARPAVDAALTAEGLK, encoded by the coding sequence ATGAAACTGTATTATAAATCCGGTGCCTGTTCCCTCTCCCCGCACATCGTCCTTCGTGAAGCAGGTCTGGACTTCAGCATTGAAAAAGTTGATCTGGCGACCAAGAAAACCGAAACCGGTGATGACTTCCTCGCAGTGAACCCGAAAGGGCAGATCCCGACACTGTTGCTCAATGATGGCAGCATTCTCACCGAAGGCGTGGCTATCGTGCAGTATCTGGCCGATCAGAAGCCTGATCGTCAGCTGATGCCGGAACAAGGTACGCTGGCTCGCTATCATGCGCTGGAATGGCTGAACTATATTGCGACTGAGCTGCATAAAGGCTTCTCTCCGCTGTTCAATCCAAAAACGCCGGATGATTTCAAAGCCGTGACCCGCGAAGCACTGAGCAAAAAATTTGCTTACGTGAATGAATCACTGAAAGACAATCAGTTCCTGCTGGGTGCCCGTTTCAGCGTGGCGGATGCATATCTGTTCACCGTGATGGGTTGGGCAAAAGCACTGAAGTTTGACCTGAGCGCACTGACCGAACTCAATGCGTATCTGGATCGTGTGGCTGCTCGCCCTGCCGTTGATGCTGCGCTGACGGCGGAAGGCCTGAAGTAA